A DNA window from Actinokineospora baliensis contains the following coding sequences:
- a CDS encoding phosphotransferase, protein MKPPWWHASVLRACARLRLAPGRVTLLREAENTVVRLADGWVVRIGAFGTQDSACRQLAVARWLAEVGVPAVEAHPDPDQPVVVDGRPVTVWRELPDHRRGRPREIANALRSLHDQPIPGGLGLLPLNPVAGLSDRVDAAHTLTESDRGWLRDRITRLAGDYADLPRGLPHRVLHGDAWPGNIVTTTTGVPTTLLIDLERVSVGPPEWDLVSTAIKRFSFGTITGDEYAEFTGGYGHDVTNWPGYRLLRDLRETRMTCWLAARAARDADLHREAGHRIACLRGLHGPRPWTWASTG, encoded by the coding sequence GTGAAGCCCCCTTGGTGGCACGCTTCGGTGTTGCGCGCGTGCGCTCGACTTCGTCTAGCGCCGGGTCGCGTCACACTTCTGCGAGAGGCCGAGAACACGGTGGTGCGCCTGGCCGACGGCTGGGTCGTGCGGATCGGTGCGTTCGGCACACAGGACAGCGCCTGCCGCCAGCTCGCTGTGGCGCGGTGGCTCGCGGAGGTCGGGGTACCGGCGGTCGAGGCCCATCCGGACCCCGATCAGCCCGTTGTCGTCGATGGGCGACCGGTCACGGTCTGGCGTGAACTGCCTGACCACCGCCGAGGGCGCCCGCGCGAGATCGCCAACGCGTTGCGTTCCCTGCACGACCAACCGATTCCGGGCGGGCTGGGTCTACTCCCCCTCAACCCGGTCGCGGGTCTGTCGGATCGCGTTGACGCCGCCCACACCCTCACTGAGAGTGATCGGGGCTGGCTCCGCGACCGGATCACCCGACTCGCGGGCGACTACGCCGATCTTCCGCGTGGACTGCCCCACCGCGTCCTGCACGGCGACGCCTGGCCCGGCAACATCGTCACAACCACGACCGGTGTGCCCACCACCCTGCTCATCGACCTCGAACGGGTCAGCGTGGGACCACCCGAATGGGACCTGGTCTCCACGGCGATCAAGCGTTTCTCGTTCGGCACGATCACCGGCGACGAGTACGCCGAGTTCACCGGGGGCTACGGCCACGACGTCACGAACTGGCCCGGTTACCGCCTACTCCGGGACCTGCGGGAAACGCGGATGACCTGCTGGCTCGCCGCCCGCGCCGCTCGCGATGCCGACCTGCACCGGGAGGCGGGCCATCGGATCGCATGCCTGCGGGGACTGCACGGTCCACGCCCCTGGACCTGGGCCTCAACCGGCTGA
- a CDS encoding META domain-containing protein, translating into MRTRLLTSTLVALLALAGCAQGGTTPAKQGEPPQSGPTPSGKTFTANSATDKGAPHALVPGSSVSLNFHEDGRLTANAGCNTIGGTVSFSGGTLQPGELSITEMACDAPLHDQDQWLAKLLEAKPTWRLDGDKLTLASAETELVLTEPKKAALAGPKWTVDSLLAGETAASNPDAGKASLTFAADRVDIQTGCNSGTATYTIAGSTLKFDPPLLTKMACADGTSEVENTIVAVLGQATEYTIEGQTLTLTNGDKGLRLRASS; encoded by the coding sequence ATGCGCACACGACTGCTGACCTCGACGCTGGTCGCCCTGCTCGCCCTCGCGGGGTGCGCCCAGGGTGGCACCACGCCCGCGAAGCAGGGGGAGCCCCCGCAGAGCGGGCCCACCCCGTCCGGCAAGACCTTCACGGCGAACTCCGCCACCGACAAGGGCGCCCCGCACGCCCTGGTGCCCGGCTCGTCGGTCAGCCTGAACTTCCACGAGGACGGCAGGCTGACCGCCAACGCGGGCTGCAACACCATCGGCGGCACCGTGTCGTTCTCCGGCGGCACCCTGCAGCCCGGCGAGCTGAGCATCACCGAGATGGCCTGCGACGCCCCGCTGCACGACCAGGACCAGTGGCTGGCCAAGCTGCTGGAGGCCAAACCGACCTGGCGCCTCGACGGCGACAAGCTGACCCTGGCGTCGGCGGAGACGGAGCTGGTGTTGACCGAGCCCAAGAAGGCCGCCCTCGCCGGTCCCAAGTGGACCGTGGACTCCCTGCTGGCCGGGGAAACCGCCGCCTCCAACCCCGACGCGGGCAAGGCCTCCCTGACCTTCGCCGCCGACCGCGTCGACATCCAGACCGGCTGCAACAGCGGCACCGCCACCTACACGATCGCCGGGTCGACCCTGAAGTTCGACCCGCCCCTGCTCACCAAGATGGCCTGCGCCGACGGCACCTCCGAAGTCGAGAACACCATCGTCGCCGTCCTCGGCCAAGCCACCGAGTACACCATCGAAGGCCAAACCCTCACCCTCACCAACGGCGACAAGGGCCTGCGCCTGCGCGCTTCTAGCTGA
- a CDS encoding M15 family metallopeptidase, whose product MRVALIALLLATTVAGGAHQASASTTEVDAVAPYVAIIRPVTAERLGKSWRPGCPVGPEGLALVTMSTIGFDGRVHRGELVVAKDVAVEVATAFGELYRARYPIERMLTVEKYDADDDKSMAANNTSAFNCRPITGGTRWSNHSYGRAIDINPVVNPYISGSGAVYPPNGAPYVDRTRTDPGLIHADDATVRTFERRGWDWGGYWTTPIDYQHFEKP is encoded by the coding sequence ATGCGCGTTGCGCTGATCGCGCTCCTGTTGGCCACTACTGTGGCCGGTGGGGCGCACCAAGCTTCCGCGAGTACCACCGAGGTCGACGCGGTAGCACCGTACGTAGCCATCATCAGACCGGTGACCGCCGAACGGCTGGGCAAGAGCTGGCGCCCCGGCTGCCCGGTCGGACCAGAGGGGTTGGCGCTGGTCACGATGAGCACCATCGGGTTCGACGGTCGGGTGCACCGGGGTGAGCTGGTGGTCGCCAAGGACGTCGCGGTGGAGGTCGCGACCGCGTTCGGCGAGCTCTACCGGGCGAGGTACCCCATCGAGCGGATGCTGACGGTGGAGAAGTACGACGCCGACGACGACAAGTCGATGGCGGCGAACAACACCTCGGCGTTCAACTGCCGCCCCATCACCGGCGGCACGCGGTGGTCGAACCACTCCTACGGGCGGGCGATCGACATCAACCCGGTGGTCAACCCCTACATCTCCGGCTCGGGCGCGGTCTACCCGCCCAACGGCGCCCCGTACGTCGACCGGACCCGCACCGACCCGGGCCTCATCCACGCCGATGACGCGACCGTGCGCACCTTCGAGCGCCGCGGCTGGGACTGGGGCGGGTACTGGACGACGCCGATCGACT
- a CDS encoding XRE family transcriptional regulator yields the protein MRRREALGVGAGLLASGLVHREVTAVRPTAIPTRVSEHDVDLVRTLTSEFARMSNRFGGSLTRDAIHAQLNYANGLLGAQCGSRVRADLTAAVAHLAHTAGFASFDTEQHEDARRLFLFGLRCAEDSGDWLMWAKILSSAARQEIWDKHPHEGLLKADYGLTRARQLTPGLRTILHLARARALAKMKRDGEARAAVDAADREFERVRPADEPGWMRYHDAAQHQGDSGHALFDLALEGSTGGGHAADRLHAAVVGHHPHYARSITMSQLKLASLRMAVGDPDEAAQVGGSAMRNLVHLRSARATKDLAELARYCVPHRSNPAVAVLHDRIREVARSA from the coding sequence GTGCGTCGACGTGAGGCCCTGGGCGTGGGTGCCGGGTTGTTGGCCTCCGGGCTGGTCCACCGCGAGGTCACCGCGGTGAGACCCACTGCCATCCCCACCCGCGTGAGCGAGCACGACGTCGACCTTGTTCGCACCCTCACCAGCGAGTTCGCCCGGATGTCCAACAGGTTCGGGGGCTCGCTGACCCGGGACGCGATCCACGCGCAGCTCAACTACGCGAACGGTCTGCTCGGCGCACAGTGCGGCAGCAGGGTCCGTGCCGACCTCACCGCCGCTGTCGCCCATCTCGCCCACACGGCGGGGTTCGCCAGCTTCGACACCGAGCAGCACGAGGACGCGCGGAGGCTGTTCCTCTTCGGGCTTCGATGTGCCGAAGACAGCGGGGATTGGTTGATGTGGGCCAAGATCCTCTCCAGTGCGGCGCGGCAGGAGATCTGGGACAAACACCCGCACGAGGGCCTGTTGAAGGCCGACTACGGGCTCACCAGGGCGCGACAACTGACTCCAGGCCTGCGGACCATCCTGCACCTCGCCCGAGCCAGGGCGCTGGCGAAGATGAAGCGTGACGGCGAGGCTCGAGCGGCCGTCGACGCCGCTGACAGGGAGTTCGAGCGGGTTCGCCCCGCAGACGAGCCCGGGTGGATGCGCTACCACGACGCCGCACAGCACCAGGGTGACAGTGGGCACGCGTTGTTCGACTTGGCGCTGGAAGGGTCTACCGGAGGTGGGCACGCCGCAGACCGGCTGCACGCCGCGGTCGTCGGTCACCACCCCCACTACGCTCGGTCGATCACCATGTCCCAGCTCAAGCTCGCCTCGTTGCGGATGGCGGTCGGTGATCCCGACGAAGCGGCCCAGGTGGGTGGCAGCGCCATGCGAAACCTCGTGCACCTCCGGTCGGCACGCGCGACGAAGGACCTCGCCGAACTCGCCCGCTACTGCGTTCCCCATCGGAGCAATCCCGCGGTGGCGGTGCTCCACGACCGAATCCGCGAGGTAGCGCGTTCCGCGTGA
- a CDS encoding DinB family protein, with the protein MPTPHPGPVTPDDVGAAVDLAIATFGGVPTERWQQRAGSLDWTCWETAEHIADCLFFYGGQLGTRVPPTTTQPFDWGTRRDGGPSGIIFANPAAGVDGLMQVVETCGTILSSIVTTARPTGLAYHSYGKSDPEGFAAMGVVETLVHGLDLAEGLGIDWNPPDALCDRILARLFPYAPDDVHGWRSLLWCAGRIELPGRPRLTKWQWDGTPR; encoded by the coding sequence ATGCCTACTCCACACCCCGGCCCGGTCACGCCGGACGACGTCGGTGCCGCGGTCGACCTCGCCATCGCCACCTTCGGCGGTGTGCCCACCGAGCGGTGGCAGCAGCGGGCGGGCTCCCTGGACTGGACCTGCTGGGAGACCGCCGAGCACATCGCCGACTGCCTGTTCTTCTACGGCGGGCAACTGGGCACCCGCGTCCCGCCGACCACCACCCAGCCCTTCGACTGGGGGACGCGGCGCGACGGGGGCCCCAGCGGCATCATCTTCGCCAACCCCGCGGCCGGGGTCGACGGCCTGATGCAGGTCGTCGAGACCTGCGGGACGATCCTGTCCTCGATCGTCACCACCGCGCGCCCCACGGGCTTGGCGTACCACTCCTACGGCAAGTCCGACCCCGAGGGCTTCGCAGCGATGGGCGTGGTGGAGACCCTGGTGCACGGCCTCGACCTCGCCGAGGGGCTGGGGATCGACTGGAACCCGCCGGACGCGTTGTGCGACCGGATCCTGGCGCGCCTGTTCCCCTACGCACCCGATGACGTGCACGGATGGCGGTCGCTGCTGTGGTGCGCTGGGCGCATCGAGCTGCCAGGCAGGCCGCGCCTGACCAAGTGGCAGTGGGACGGCACCCCACGATAA
- a CDS encoding TetR/AcrR family transcriptional regulator: protein MDVAEATGRLLDTAERLFYERGVHNVGMDDLRSTAGVSLKRLYQCFPSKEDLVVAYLRRRHARWMGSLRAYVAEHGQDVLAVFDWLDRWFREPGFRGCAFVNSVGELGATCPAVVAVALEHKEALRAYLAELADETGIASSHLALLVEGAISMAAVGGDPSAAQHARRAAEGALS, encoded by the coding sequence GTGGACGTGGCCGAGGCCACCGGGCGACTGCTGGACACCGCCGAGCGGCTGTTCTACGAGCGCGGCGTGCACAACGTGGGCATGGACGACCTGCGGTCCACCGCGGGGGTGTCGCTGAAACGGCTGTACCAGTGCTTCCCGTCGAAGGAGGACCTGGTCGTCGCGTACCTCCGGCGGCGGCACGCCCGGTGGATGGGGTCACTGCGCGCGTACGTCGCCGAGCACGGGCAGGACGTCCTCGCGGTGTTCGACTGGCTCGACCGGTGGTTCCGGGAACCGGGGTTCCGCGGGTGCGCGTTCGTCAACTCGGTCGGCGAGCTCGGGGCGACCTGCCCGGCCGTTGTCGCCGTGGCGCTGGAGCACAAGGAGGCACTACGGGCCTACTTGGCGGAATTGGCCGACGAGACCGGGATCGCGAGCAGCCACTTGGCGCTGCTCGTCGAAGGGGCGATCTCGATGGCGGCGGTGGGTGGAGATCCCTCCGCGGCCCAGCACGCGCGCCGGGCCGCGGAGGGGGCGCTCAGCTAG
- a CDS encoding nuclear transport factor 2 family protein, translating into MPLVPPFTAETAAQKVQAAEDLWNTRDPERVARAYTPDSLWRNRDRLLTGHAEIVAFLQEKWDTERDYALRKELWGFRGNRIGVRFQYECQDITGQWWRSYGNELWEFAPDGRNRRREASINDLPIDERDRRITGPRPTAEHGLLLPVL; encoded by the coding sequence GTGCCGCTCGTACCGCCGTTCACCGCCGAGACCGCCGCCCAGAAGGTGCAGGCCGCCGAGGACCTGTGGAACACCCGCGACCCCGAGCGGGTCGCCCGCGCCTACACACCGGACTCGCTGTGGCGCAACCGGGACCGGCTGCTCACCGGCCACGCCGAGATCGTGGCCTTCCTGCAGGAGAAGTGGGACACCGAACGCGACTACGCCCTCCGCAAGGAACTCTGGGGCTTCCGCGGCAACCGCATCGGCGTCCGCTTCCAGTACGAGTGCCAGGACATCACCGGCCAGTGGTGGCGCTCCTACGGCAACGAACTCTGGGAGTTCGCCCCCGACGGCCGCAACCGCCGCCGCGAGGCCAGCATCAACGACCTGCCCATCGACGAACGCGACCGCCGGATCACCGGTCCCCGCCCCACCGCCGAACACGGGCTCCTGCTCCCCGTGCTCTGA